In Mycetocola zhujimingii, one DNA window encodes the following:
- a CDS encoding AAA family ATPase — protein MTDSALRLIPGRRLLTAEDLDIGFEATVHATHASNAPDAPRLSSADPLLAKVKHLLSSFGGVIFSGPPGTGKTYVAAQIAEAIAGDQGRVQYVQFHASYQYDEFMEGFVPTASGFVRRDGAFLKMCRRAQADPDNTYVLVVDELSRADAARVFGEALTYVERSKRGLEVTLASGNPLTVPNNLEILATMNPVDRGVDEVDAAFERRFAKIKMDPDRNVLGRVLENSGLEEQVRNRVMGWFSMVNKFARDNPSAAIGHAYFVNVDGIDAMRDVWEHQLQFAVDRAFRLDPQNRQSVETGWKNLFIDVPGGWDGKQSASAADPPEKDAD, from the coding sequence ATGACAGATTCGGCTCTGCGCCTGATCCCCGGACGCCGTCTCCTGACGGCTGAAGATCTCGACATTGGATTCGAAGCCACGGTGCACGCGACACACGCGTCCAACGCGCCCGATGCCCCACGACTCTCTTCGGCAGACCCTTTGTTGGCGAAAGTTAAGCATCTACTTTCAAGCTTCGGGGGTGTGATCTTTAGCGGGCCCCCCGGGACCGGTAAGACATACGTGGCCGCGCAAATCGCCGAAGCGATTGCCGGGGACCAAGGCCGAGTGCAATACGTGCAGTTCCACGCGTCCTACCAATACGACGAGTTTATGGAAGGCTTCGTCCCCACTGCGAGTGGATTCGTGCGTCGCGATGGGGCTTTCTTGAAGATGTGCCGACGCGCGCAGGCCGACCCTGATAACACCTACGTTCTCGTAGTGGACGAATTGAGCCGCGCCGATGCTGCTCGCGTTTTTGGGGAAGCCCTCACATATGTGGAGCGAAGCAAGCGCGGTCTCGAAGTCACTCTTGCATCCGGCAACCCCTTAACTGTGCCGAACAATCTAGAGATATTGGCAACAATGAACCCGGTCGACCGTGGTGTCGATGAAGTTGATGCTGCGTTCGAGCGCCGCTTTGCAAAAATCAAGATGGATCCAGACCGCAACGTTCTCGGTAGGGTGCTCGAGAACAGCGGGTTGGAGGAGCAAGTCCGGAACCGAGTCATGGGGTGGTTCTCGATGGTCAACAAGTTCGCGCGAGACAATCCTTCTGCGGCTATTGGCCACGCTTACTTTGTTAATGTCGATGGTATTGATGCGATGCGGGACGTCTGGGAACACCAACTCCAATTCGCTGTGGATCGAGCATTCCGCTTGGACCCTCAAAACCGGCAGTCTGTTGAAACGGGCTGGAAAAACCTTTTCATAGACGTCCCAGGGGGCTGGGACGGGAAGCAGTCTGCTTCCGCTGCGGACCCGCCCGAAAAAGACGCTGACTGA
- a CDS encoding 5-methylcytosine restriction system specificity protein McrC, which yields MQNLNAFSIDFKGTELRLRAGGFVGVLPINDQLVLRVTPRTPISNLTRMVERSGHQALPIDALRTYATSASIGDWLLDIYADALIRHCFEVVNSGLYRVYRRETDFGSRPRGHLEIPATIRRFAARGINNTAAFSWYERTIDNALNRCLKAALVKLYRRYVDPQKGLLGSRTRVRQLSSLLQLFADVSVDPSRAFLSDPIVAGLTAPPMTRSYYRTPLRLAVAIISDRGVSLDDESGDLALSSMLLNMGELFETYVRTTLQSKAADAGWPVAVLDGNVDGHLPLYSSPIPRTEVGGVSYTPLIEGVSNPPRVTPDIVFQRPDGSIALIAELKNTLMKDLPSRSEVEQAVTYAVRYGTSAVLLVHPKGLDNLGGLQLLGRIGDVSVFDYRYDLSADDLDIEDELFATQVSALLGLKS from the coding sequence GTGCAAAATCTCAACGCCTTCTCGATCGATTTCAAGGGCACTGAGCTGAGGTTGCGGGCCGGCGGTTTCGTGGGTGTCCTTCCCATCAACGACCAGCTGGTGCTGCGCGTCACGCCGCGAACCCCAATTTCGAACCTCACTCGAATGGTCGAACGAAGTGGACATCAAGCTCTCCCAATCGATGCGCTTCGCACGTACGCCACATCAGCTTCGATTGGCGACTGGCTCCTCGATATTTACGCGGACGCTTTAATTCGACATTGTTTTGAGGTCGTCAACAGCGGTCTTTACAGGGTCTACCGTCGCGAGACTGACTTTGGGAGTCGACCGCGCGGTCATTTGGAGATTCCAGCGACCATTCGAAGATTCGCTGCCCGAGGTATCAACAATACGGCAGCGTTTTCCTGGTACGAACGAACCATCGATAATGCGTTGAATCGATGCTTGAAAGCTGCACTGGTGAAACTGTATCGGCGCTACGTTGACCCGCAGAAAGGGCTCTTGGGAAGTCGGACGCGCGTGCGCCAACTTTCTAGCCTCCTCCAACTATTCGCGGACGTTTCTGTTGACCCCTCTCGGGCCTTTTTATCTGACCCGATCGTTGCCGGTCTGACAGCGCCGCCCATGACTCGCAGTTACTATCGCACACCACTCCGCCTTGCCGTCGCGATCATCTCCGACCGGGGTGTTTCCCTAGACGATGAGAGCGGAGACCTGGCTCTGTCGTCAATGTTGCTTAACATGGGAGAGCTGTTCGAAACCTATGTGCGTACAACCTTGCAATCCAAGGCGGCCGATGCCGGGTGGCCCGTCGCGGTGCTTGACGGCAATGTCGACGGGCATTTGCCCCTTTATTCGAGTCCGATTCCTCGGACAGAAGTGGGCGGCGTTTCCTATACGCCGTTGATCGAAGGCGTTTCCAATCCCCCGCGCGTCACGCCTGACATTGTCTTTCAACGCCCGGATGGTTCGATCGCCCTCATTGCCGAACTGAAGAACACTCTGATGAAGGATTTACCGTCTCGTTCAGAAGTAGAACAGGCCGTAACCTACGCAGTTCGCTACGGGACGTCCGCTGTACTACTAGTGCATCCAAAAGGACTCGATAATTTAGGTGGACTACAGCTCCTCGGACGCATCGGCGACGTGTCTGTTTTTGACTATCGATACGATCTTTCGGCCGACGACCTAGACATCGAAGATGAGCTTTTCGCCACTCAGGTGTCTGCGCTTCTTGGGCTCAAGTCTTAG